From Caminibacter mediatlanticus TB-2, the proteins below share one genomic window:
- a CDS encoding IS1 family transposase: protein MYKELYNEFLAILKKTPIVFSYLCLDELYTFYRKKDNRVYVWSAVGVTKTGRKFYFYFLSKKKNIDSLLSFNFDLPKVEKYYTDGHFAYSNVYGDKASQKKSKYTNLVENLNSQMRDKISYLVRKTKAHAKSFDWLDNRLAMFFFNLNLKGNK, encoded by the coding sequence ATGTATAAAGAATTATATAACGAATTTTTAGCAATATTAAAAAAAACTCCAATAGTATTTTCATATCTTTGTTTAGACGAATTATATACTTTTTATCGTAAAAAGGATAACAGGGTATATGTATGGAGTGCAGTAGGAGTTACAAAAACAGGAAGAAAATTTTATTTTTATTTTTTATCAAAAAAGAAAAATATTGATAGTTTATTATCATTTAATTTTGATTTACCAAAAGTAGAAAAATATTATACAGATGGACATTTTGCATATTCGAATGTATATGGGGATAAAGCAAGTCAAAAAAAATCAAAATATACAAATTTAGTTGAGAACTTAAATTCTCAAATGAGAGATAAAATCTCATATCTTGTTAGAAAAACTAAAGCTCATGCTAAGTCTTTTGATTGGTTAGATAATAGACTTGCTATGTTTTTCTTTAATCTTAATTTAAAAGGTAATAAATAA
- a CDS encoding NAD(P)H-dependent glycerol-3-phosphate dehydrogenase: MVSVIGAGAWGSAIFYAISQKIETVITSRRKRNIEKFVSLEKALKNEYIIIAIASQSIKDFLETNKEKIKDKKILIASKGIDNKTNKFLNEIFEEYVDRNNLAFLSGPSFAKEVKENKPTALVIASQNEKLADKFSTFFPKFIKIYKSNDVIGVEVAGAYKNVIAIASGICEGLNLGNNAKAALIARGLVEMDRFGEFFGASKDTFLGVAGAGDLFLTANSTMSRNYRVGLNLAKGKTLDDILKELKEVAEGVYTTKAIYNIATKKGIYTPIANEVYKIIYERKKVKDSLRDLLS; the protein is encoded by the coding sequence ATGGTAAGCGTAATTGGAGCTGGTGCTTGGGGTAGTGCTATATTTTATGCTATTTCTCAAAAAATAGAGACAGTAATTACTTCAAGGAGAAAACGAAATATTGAAAAATTTGTTAGTTTAGAGAAAGCTTTAAAAAATGAATATATAATAATTGCTATTGCTTCACAATCGATTAAAGATTTTTTAGAAACAAACAAAGAAAAGATAAAAGATAAAAAAATTCTTATAGCAAGTAAAGGGATTGATAATAAAACAAATAAATTTTTAAATGAAATTTTTGAAGAATATGTTGATAGAAATAATTTAGCATTTCTCTCTGGTCCATCATTTGCAAAAGAAGTAAAAGAAAATAAACCAACTGCCCTTGTAATTGCTTCACAAAATGAAAAATTAGCAGATAAATTTTCAACATTTTTTCCTAAATTTATAAAAATTTATAAAAGTAATGATGTAATTGGCGTTGAGGTTGCAGGGGCGTATAAAAATGTAATTGCAATAGCAAGTGGAATTTGTGAAGGGCTTAATCTTGGTAATAATGCAAAAGCTGCTTTGATTGCAAGAGGTTTAGTTGAAATGGATAGATTTGGTGAGTTTTTTGGTGCAAGTAAGGATACATTTTTAGGAGTTGCTGGGGCTGGGGATTTGTTTTTAACTGCAAACTCAACGATGAGTAGAAATTATAGAGTAGGTCTAAATCTTGCAAAAGGCAAGACACTTGATGATATTTTAAAAGAACTTAAAGAAGTTGCAGAAGGTGTTTATACTACAAAAGCAATTTATAACATAGCAACCAAAAAAGGAATTTACACACCGATTGCTAATGAAGTTTATAAAATAATTTATGAAAGAAAAAAAGTAAAAGATTCTCTAAGAGATTTGCTCTCTTAA
- a CDS encoding helix-turn-helix domain-containing protein yields the protein MKRRTYKRMTKEEIELIFKLYEEKMELRKIARVLGRSLSSIQYQLRKKNENV from the coding sequence ATGAAAAGACGAACTTATAAAAGGATGACAAAAGAAGAAATAGAATTAATTTTTAAACTTTATGAAGAGAAAATGGAATTAAGGAAGATAGCAAGAGTATTAGGAAGAAGTTTATCTTCAATACAATATCAGTTGAGAAAAAAAAATGAAAATGTATAA
- a CDS encoding potassium channel family protein has translation MRILLFGFDEFGEKVAKYLGKKNLKIIVFDENEEKKAKENFFDVVIFDKIDDKYLLELEYFDIALALLRDEELNLFLSLTLKDLFPNKKVIAKVSEKDNEFKYKLAGVDKIINPYEVTANRIMTILKKPLTIKIIEEIIFEDNNLSFAEIEIPKNSFLDGRYIKEVYREISQNYNIIIIAIVDKEMRALT, from the coding sequence ATGAGAATTTTACTTTTTGGATTTGATGAGTTTGGAGAAAAGGTAGCAAAATATCTTGGTAAAAAGAACTTAAAAATTATTGTGTTTGATGAAAACGAAGAAAAAAAAGCAAAAGAAAATTTTTTTGATGTAGTTATATTTGATAAAATTGATGATAAATATTTATTAGAATTAGAATACTTTGATATAGCATTAGCTCTTCTTAGAGATGAAGAGCTTAATTTATTTTTATCCTTAACTCTTAAAGATTTGTTTCCAAATAAAAAAGTTATAGCAAAAGTTTCAGAAAAAGATAATGAATTTAAATATAAACTTGCAGGAGTAGATAAGATAATAAATCCTTATGAAGTAACTGCAAATAGGATTATGACAATTTTAAAAAAACCACTTACAATAAAAATTATTGAGGAGATTATATTTGAAGATAATAATCTCTCTTTTGCAGAAATAGAAATACCAAAAAATAGCTTTTTAGATGGAAGATACATAAAAGAGGTTTATAGAGAAATTTCACAAAATTATAATATTATAATAATTGCTATTGTAGATAAAGAGATGAGGGCACTGACCTAA